In Thermobaculum terrenum ATCC BAA-798, one genomic interval encodes:
- a CDS encoding M24 family metallopeptidase, with product MDSERLARAVDLMTRLRYDALLCRVPEHVFMLTGYLPVMGNSFCLVRLDPGGRLQVLLAVPEDERDLVPPGAADDVRTFSEETGAQIQDTLQAVRECLQVLLISAALGPRCVIGYEGGQHPITAPYTQVGFPGKATVDLLRQLRPEAELVDATPLLDRLAAFRTQAELGLMRQATTLAILGFDAARSAIVPDATEADVEAQSTAAIIAAGRRDYPDKHIAAHVHVMSGERSARAYRAYNTTSDRMLQRGDPVLVQMEVCVGGCWAELTRTFFVGEISRQWEVVLGACMRAQREALYKIRPGASGSKVDAEARKVMRDAGLGEAFRHGLGHGVGLQAINHGAQPRLHPASGDVLHPGMTHNVEPAAYLDGQGGLRLNDNVLVIPTGCQLLSQGLPRAVDWLVAG from the coding sequence ATGGATAGCGAACGGCTTGCCCGGGCGGTGGACCTGATGACCCGCCTGAGGTACGATGCCCTCTTGTGCCGGGTGCCGGAGCACGTCTTCATGCTCACCGGCTACCTCCCGGTGATGGGCAACTCCTTCTGCCTGGTGAGGCTTGACCCCGGCGGCAGGCTGCAGGTGCTGCTGGCCGTGCCGGAGGACGAGCGCGACCTCGTCCCGCCGGGTGCCGCCGACGACGTGCGTACCTTCAGCGAGGAGACGGGGGCCCAGATCCAGGACACGCTGCAGGCGGTGAGGGAGTGCTTGCAAGTGCTGCTGATCTCGGCGGCCCTGGGTCCAAGGTGCGTGATAGGCTACGAAGGGGGGCAACATCCCATCACCGCCCCCTACACCCAGGTGGGATTCCCTGGGAAGGCGACCGTGGACCTACTGAGGCAGCTGCGCCCGGAGGCGGAGCTGGTGGATGCCACGCCCTTGCTCGACAGGCTGGCGGCCTTCCGGACGCAAGCTGAGCTGGGGCTCATGCGGCAGGCGACGACGCTGGCCATCTTGGGGTTCGACGCCGCGCGCTCCGCGATAGTGCCCGACGCCACCGAGGCCGATGTGGAGGCGCAGTCCACAGCGGCGATCATCGCCGCCGGTCGCAGGGACTACCCGGACAAGCATATAGCGGCCCACGTGCACGTGATGTCGGGGGAGCGCTCCGCGCGGGCCTACAGGGCCTACAACACGACCTCCGATCGCATGCTCCAGCGGGGCGATCCCGTGCTGGTGCAGATGGAGGTGTGCGTTGGGGGGTGTTGGGCGGAGCTCACGCGCACCTTCTTCGTGGGCGAGATATCCAGGCAGTGGGAAGTCGTGCTCGGCGCCTGCATGCGGGCCCAACGGGAGGCCCTGTACAAGATACGTCCGGGAGCAAGCGGGAGCAAGGTGGATGCCGAGGCCCGCAAGGTCATGCGCGATGCGGGCCTGGGAGAGGCTTTCCGGCATGGCCTGGGACACGGAGTGGGCCTGCAGGCCATCAACCACGGGGCGCAGCCCCGCCTGCACCCGGCCTCCGGAGATGTGCTGCATCCCGGCATGACCCACAACGTTGAGCCGGCGGCCTACCTCGATGGCCAAGGGGGGCTGCGCCTGAACGATAACGTCCTGGTCATACCCACGGGCTGCCAGCTGCTCTCCCAGGGGCTGCCGAGGGCGGTCGATTGGCTGGTGGCGGGATAG
- a CDS encoding sensor histidine kinase: MPRPAGARDETRTSTFLRRALRTIRWVTLGVLLALTVTSPIRGRFGLYSWELVLMFGAYNALVDLARPQLGYPALAVLDLVASTAVYYLGAQPDALLFDLFFLAVICASTALTPRWSLAYTLAVALTVAAVHPTLPRWMPSNLAVKELAARILIMALVGAGASALTQRLRLEERELLEARERAELERVRSEFLSSLSHDLRTPLTSARAGIGMLQASAQDRLREDETDLLASSKRSLDRLELMIDDLLTLSQIEAGVLEVEHKPLDLRQVVEDATKTVAPLLEQKGQTLELDLPHSMPVRGDPRRLEQVVLNLLHNSNLHTPRGTRIRVSGTMGGEAQLCVEDSGPGIPAHDYSRVFDRFYSRGGHGSAGLGLATCKALVELHGGKVWAGPSYLGGARFCIQLPSDERRGTLDAAESARG, from the coding sequence ATGCCGAGACCGGCGGGAGCGAGAGACGAGACGCGCACGAGCACGTTCCTCAGGCGGGCGCTGCGCACGATCCGGTGGGTCACTCTGGGCGTGCTGCTGGCGCTGACCGTGACCAGCCCCATCCGTGGCCGGTTTGGGCTCTACAGCTGGGAGCTGGTGCTGATGTTCGGCGCGTACAACGCCTTGGTGGACCTGGCGCGGCCTCAGCTCGGGTACCCAGCCCTGGCCGTGCTCGACCTGGTGGCCAGCACGGCGGTGTACTACCTGGGGGCGCAGCCCGACGCCCTCCTATTCGACCTCTTCTTCCTGGCGGTGATCTGTGCGTCCACGGCGCTCACCCCTCGATGGAGCCTGGCCTACACCCTGGCCGTGGCCCTCACCGTGGCGGCCGTACACCCCACGCTGCCCCGATGGATGCCCAGCAACCTGGCGGTCAAGGAGCTCGCGGCCCGGATACTCATCATGGCGCTGGTGGGGGCCGGCGCCTCGGCCCTCACGCAGCGGTTGAGGCTCGAGGAGAGGGAGCTCCTGGAGGCCAGGGAGAGGGCCGAGCTCGAGCGGGTGCGCTCCGAGTTCCTCTCCTCCTTGTCGCACGACCTGCGGACCCCGCTGACCTCGGCCAGGGCGGGTATCGGGATGCTCCAGGCCAGCGCTCAGGACAGGTTGCGCGAGGACGAGACCGACCTCCTGGCCAGCTCCAAGCGCAGCCTGGACCGTCTGGAGCTGATGATAGACGACCTGCTCACCCTCAGCCAGATCGAGGCCGGCGTGCTGGAGGTGGAGCACAAGCCGCTCGACCTGAGGCAGGTGGTGGAGGATGCCACCAAGACCGTGGCCCCCTTGCTTGAGCAGAAGGGGCAGACACTCGAGCTGGACCTGCCCCACAGCATGCCGGTTCGAGGTGATCCCAGGCGGCTGGAGCAGGTCGTGCTCAACCTGCTGCACAACTCCAACCTGCACACCCCCAGGGGCACCAGGATCAGGGTCTCGGGTACGATGGGGGGAGAGGCGCAGCTCTGCGTGGAGGACAGCGGGCCGGGGATCCCAGCCCACGACTACTCGAGAGTCTTCGACCGCTTCTACTCACGGGGAGGACACGGGAGCGCTGGCCTGGGTCTTGCTACCTGTAAAGCCTTGGTGGAGCTCCACGGGGGCAAGGTGTGGGCGGGCCCCTCCTACCTCGGGGGAGCGCGGTTCTGTATCCAGCTACCTAGCGATGAAAGGAGAGGGACCCTAGATGCTGCCGAGAGTGCTCGTGGCTGA
- a CDS encoding FAD-binding and (Fe-S)-binding domain-containing protein, with protein MSLSLEEMRSLSDEIASRISGEVRFDAGSRALYATDASNYRQVPIGVVLPRTAEDVVETVAACRRYGVPILSRGGGTSLAGQCCNVAVVMDMSKHYNRLLELNPDERYAVVEPGIVLDELRNAAERYHLTFGPDPATHDHCTLGGMLGNNSCGVHSVMAGKTDDNVEALEVLTYDGLRMWVGPISEAELEQIIREGGRRGEIYAGLKALRDKYAQLIREKFPDIPRRVSGYNLVHLLPQNGFNVAKALVGSESTCVTILRAKLRLVDSPPARTLVVLGFEDVFVAADHVPDVMEHGPIALEGLDEKLIDYSLMQGLHPDSIKLLPEGHGWLLVEFGGRDKREADDRAREMVSALGKLDRPPSMKLFDDPREERQMWLVREAGLGATTFIPGTTRMEWPGWEDSAVAPDRLGDYLRDFRKLLDKYGYNGSLYGHFGQGCLHTSTDFDLESADGVRKFREFIYEAADLVVGYGGSLSGEHGDGQARGELLEKMFGKELVGAFQEFKALWDPEGKMNPGKVVNPYRLDENLRLGPTYDPPPVRTHFAFISDDGDFSKAALRCVGVGKCRRHGSQDPDDDTMCPSYMVTREEMHATRGRARLLFEMLQGNPLSEGWRSEAVREALDLCLACKGCKADCPVSVDMATYKAEFLSHYYEGRLRPRAAYSMGLIYWWARLASHVPSVANLLTQTPILRSMAKLAAGIAPQRRIPAFAPQTFKDWFFSRYAESKGRKGKVILWADTFNNYFLPETARAAVRVLEAAGFEVEVPRASLCCGRPLYDWGMLDLAKRQLRQILQVLEEEIQRGTPVVVLEPSCASVFRDELVNLFPRDKDAQRLSQQTYLLSEFLQRKAPDWEMPTLERKALVHGHCHHKAIMGMGDERAVLESLGLDFEVLPSGCCGMAGAFGFEPGEHYEVSIRAGERVLLPAVRSAEPSTVVIADGFSCREQIAQMTHRRAMHLAQVIDLALRSQPTPRDSSFPERLYEEGTTSTLGGLLRVGGALAGLAAAVAASRGLCRRS; from the coding sequence ATGTCGCTGTCACTCGAGGAGATGAGGTCCCTGAGCGATGAGATAGCCTCACGCATCAGCGGCGAGGTGCGGTTCGACGCGGGCAGCCGAGCGCTGTACGCTACCGACGCCTCCAACTACAGGCAGGTGCCCATCGGGGTGGTCCTGCCCCGCACGGCGGAGGACGTCGTTGAGACGGTGGCCGCGTGCCGTCGGTACGGCGTACCCATCCTGTCCAGGGGGGGAGGCACCAGCCTGGCGGGACAATGCTGCAACGTCGCGGTGGTCATGGACATGTCCAAGCACTACAACCGGCTGCTGGAGCTGAACCCGGATGAGAGGTACGCCGTCGTCGAGCCCGGCATAGTCCTGGATGAGCTGCGCAACGCGGCCGAGAGGTACCACCTCACCTTTGGCCCCGACCCCGCCACCCACGATCACTGCACACTAGGGGGGATGCTCGGCAACAACTCCTGCGGGGTGCACTCGGTGATGGCCGGCAAGACCGATGATAACGTGGAGGCGCTGGAGGTCCTGACCTACGATGGCCTGCGCATGTGGGTCGGCCCCATCAGCGAGGCCGAGCTGGAGCAGATCATCCGCGAGGGGGGCAGGCGGGGGGAGATCTACGCCGGGCTGAAGGCGCTGAGGGACAAGTACGCCCAGCTGATCCGCGAGAAGTTCCCCGATATCCCCCGCAGGGTGTCGGGCTACAATCTGGTCCACCTGCTGCCCCAGAACGGCTTCAACGTGGCTAAGGCACTGGTGGGCAGCGAGAGCACCTGCGTGACCATCCTGAGGGCCAAGCTCCGGCTGGTCGACAGCCCACCCGCGCGCACCCTCGTCGTGCTCGGCTTCGAGGACGTGTTCGTTGCCGCCGACCACGTGCCCGATGTGATGGAGCACGGGCCCATAGCCCTCGAGGGGCTGGACGAGAAGCTCATCGACTACTCGCTGATGCAGGGCCTGCACCCGGATAGCATCAAGCTGCTGCCCGAAGGCCACGGCTGGCTGCTCGTGGAGTTCGGGGGGCGGGACAAGCGCGAGGCGGACGACAGGGCCAGGGAGATGGTGTCGGCCCTCGGCAAGCTCGACCGGCCCCCCAGCATGAAGCTGTTCGACGACCCGCGGGAGGAGCGCCAGATGTGGCTGGTGCGCGAGGCGGGCCTGGGGGCCACCACGTTCATCCCGGGCACGACGCGCATGGAGTGGCCTGGATGGGAGGACTCAGCGGTGGCTCCGGACAGGCTCGGGGACTACCTGCGGGACTTCAGGAAGCTGCTGGACAAGTACGGCTACAACGGCTCGCTGTACGGCCACTTTGGACAAGGATGCCTCCACACCAGCACGGACTTCGATCTGGAGTCCGCCGATGGCGTCAGGAAGTTCCGGGAGTTCATCTACGAGGCCGCCGACCTGGTCGTGGGCTACGGAGGATCGCTCTCAGGGGAGCACGGCGACGGGCAGGCGAGGGGCGAGCTCCTCGAGAAGATGTTCGGCAAGGAGCTCGTGGGCGCCTTCCAGGAGTTCAAGGCCCTGTGGGACCCGGAGGGCAAGATGAACCCCGGCAAGGTGGTCAACCCCTATAGGCTGGACGAGAACCTCCGGCTGGGGCCCACCTACGACCCCCCGCCCGTGCGGACGCACTTCGCCTTTATAAGCGACGACGGCGATTTCTCCAAGGCGGCGCTGCGGTGCGTGGGGGTGGGCAAGTGCCGGCGTCACGGCAGCCAGGACCCCGACGACGACACCATGTGCCCTAGCTACATGGTGACCCGGGAGGAGATGCACGCCACCAGGGGGAGAGCTCGGCTGCTGTTCGAGATGCTGCAGGGTAACCCCCTATCGGAGGGCTGGCGCAGCGAGGCCGTGCGCGAGGCCCTGGACCTGTGCCTGGCATGCAAGGGCTGCAAGGCGGATTGCCCGGTGAGCGTGGACATGGCAACCTACAAGGCGGAGTTCCTGTCGCACTACTACGAGGGCCGTCTGAGGCCGCGGGCCGCCTACTCCATGGGCCTGATCTACTGGTGGGCTCGGCTGGCCTCGCATGTCCCCTCGGTGGCCAACCTCCTCACACAGACGCCCATCTTACGGAGTATGGCCAAGCTTGCGGCCGGAATAGCTCCCCAAAGGCGTATACCGGCGTTCGCCCCTCAGACCTTTAAGGACTGGTTCTTCTCACGGTATGCGGAGAGCAAGGGGCGTAAGGGCAAGGTCATACTGTGGGCTGACACCTTCAACAACTACTTCCTGCCGGAGACGGCCAGGGCGGCGGTGCGCGTGCTGGAAGCCGCCGGGTTTGAGGTGGAGGTGCCGCGGGCGTCGCTCTGCTGCGGGCGCCCCCTGTACGACTGGGGCATGCTGGACCTGGCCAAGAGGCAGCTGCGGCAGATACTGCAGGTGCTGGAGGAGGAGATCCAACGAGGGACGCCGGTGGTGGTGCTCGAGCCCAGCTGCGCGTCCGTCTTCCGAGATGAGCTGGTCAACCTCTTCCCCAGGGATAAGGACGCGCAGCGGCTAAGCCAGCAGACTTACCTGCTGAGCGAGTTCCTCCAGCGGAAGGCTCCCGATTGGGAGATGCCCACGCTGGAGCGCAAGGCCCTGGTGCACGGACACTGTCACCACAAGGCGATCATGGGCATGGGCGACGAGCGGGCGGTGCTCGAGAGTTTGGGACTGGACTTCGAGGTGCTGCCGTCGGGGTGCTGTGGCATGGCCGGCGCCTTCGGGTTCGAGCCTGGTGAACACTATGAGGTATCGATCCGTGCCGGGGAGCGGGTGCTGCTGCCGGCCGTACGGAGCGCCGAGCCCTCGACCGTGGTGATCGCCGATGGCTTCAGCTGTCGGGAGCAGATAGCCCAGATGACCCACAGGCGGGCCATGCACCTGGCACAGGTGATAGACCTGGCGCTTCGCTCTCAGCCCACTCCCAGGGACAGCTCGTTCCCCGAGAGGCTGTATGAGGAGGGCACGACCAGCACCCTGGGAGGATTGCTCAGGGTCGGCGGCGCGCTCGCGGGGTTGGCGGCAGCGGTGGCCGCCTCCAGAGGCCTGTGCAGGAGAAGCTGA
- a CDS encoding thiamine pyrophosphate-dependent enzyme, translated as MADTTADILVDRLVQWGVQVVFGLPGDGINGLMEALRKRQDDIKFVQVRHEESAAFAACGYAKFTGRLGVCLATSGPGGIHLLNGLYDAKLDGAPVLAITGHTFHDLIGTHYQQDVDLDKVFQDVAAYNERVMGPTHAINVLDEAVKTALAQHTVAHITVPKDIQDWEADDAHRSTANIPEHSAELFAAARALPSEAELREAAEVINGGSKVAIFAGRGSVGARQELLELAEKVGGVIIKPLLGKTSVPDDSPYTTGGIGLLGTAPSVDAVRECDTLLLVGTSFPYMEFYPKPGQARAVQIDIDPARIGLRYPVEVGLVGDSSEILRRLLPMVQPKEDKSFLRKAQKGMEDWRRLMKERGTRADKPMKPEVVTHHLNKYLADDAIVISDTGTVTTWVARHIDARGSMQFSASGMLATMANGLPYAIGAATAFPHRQVVAIVGDGGFTMLMGDLATVAKYSLPVKVVIIKNNTLGQIKWEQIVLEGNPEYGNDLHPIDFELYARAVGVPAYTLEDPGDADELLRRAMAEPGPCLVQAVVDSSEPPMPGNITLEQAVHFARSMLRGEKDRAEIIKTIIKDKVREVI; from the coding sequence ATGGCGGACACCACGGCGGATATCTTGGTGGATAGGCTGGTGCAGTGGGGGGTGCAGGTCGTGTTCGGCCTGCCAGGAGACGGCATCAACGGCCTCATGGAGGCGCTGCGCAAGCGCCAGGACGACATCAAGTTCGTGCAGGTACGGCATGAGGAGAGCGCGGCGTTTGCGGCCTGCGGGTACGCCAAGTTCACCGGCAGGCTGGGGGTGTGCTTGGCAACCTCGGGGCCCGGCGGCATACACCTGCTCAACGGCCTCTACGACGCCAAGCTGGATGGGGCGCCCGTGCTGGCGATCACCGGCCACACCTTCCACGACCTGATAGGCACCCACTACCAGCAGGACGTGGACCTAGACAAGGTCTTCCAGGATGTGGCCGCGTACAACGAGAGGGTGATGGGGCCGACGCACGCCATCAACGTGCTGGACGAGGCGGTCAAGACGGCGCTGGCGCAGCACACGGTGGCTCATATCACCGTGCCCAAGGACATCCAGGACTGGGAGGCGGACGATGCCCACAGGTCGACCGCCAATATCCCGGAGCACAGCGCCGAGCTGTTCGCGGCCGCCCGCGCCCTGCCCTCCGAGGCGGAGCTGCGGGAGGCGGCGGAGGTGATCAACGGCGGCTCCAAGGTGGCGATCTTCGCCGGCAGGGGGAGCGTGGGTGCCCGCCAGGAGCTGTTGGAGCTGGCGGAGAAGGTGGGCGGAGTGATCATCAAGCCGCTCCTGGGCAAGACGTCGGTCCCGGACGACAGCCCCTATACCACGGGGGGCATCGGGCTGCTGGGCACGGCACCCTCGGTGGATGCCGTGCGTGAGTGCGATACCCTCCTGCTGGTGGGGACCAGCTTCCCCTACATGGAGTTCTACCCCAAGCCGGGACAGGCCAGGGCGGTGCAGATCGATATCGACCCCGCCCGCATAGGGCTCAGGTACCCGGTGGAGGTGGGGTTGGTCGGCGACTCCTCCGAGATCCTTCGGCGGCTCTTGCCGATGGTGCAGCCCAAGGAGGACAAGAGCTTCCTGCGGAAGGCTCAGAAGGGCATGGAGGACTGGAGGCGGCTGATGAAGGAGCGTGGTACCCGCGCCGACAAGCCCATGAAGCCCGAGGTGGTCACCCACCACCTCAACAAGTACCTTGCGGACGATGCGATCGTGATATCCGACACGGGCACCGTCACCACCTGGGTGGCGCGCCACATCGACGCCCGGGGCAGCATGCAGTTCTCGGCGTCGGGCATGCTCGCCACCATGGCCAACGGCCTGCCCTATGCCATCGGGGCCGCCACGGCCTTCCCCCATAGGCAGGTGGTGGCGATCGTGGGAGACGGGGGCTTCACGATGCTCATGGGCGACCTGGCGACGGTGGCCAAGTACTCCCTGCCCGTCAAGGTGGTGATCATCAAGAACAACACCCTCGGCCAGATCAAGTGGGAGCAGATAGTGCTGGAGGGCAATCCCGAGTACGGCAACGACCTGCACCCCATTGACTTCGAGCTGTACGCGCGCGCCGTCGGCGTGCCGGCCTACACCCTGGAGGACCCCGGCGACGCTGACGAGCTGCTGCGGCGGGCCATGGCCGAGCCAGGGCCCTGCCTGGTGCAGGCGGTGGTCGACTCCAGCGAGCCCCCGATGCCCGGCAACATCACGCTGGAGCAGGCGGTCCATTTCGCGCGGTCCATGCTCCGGGGGGAGAAGGACAGGGCGGAGATCATCAAGACGATCATCAAGGACAAGGTGCGCGAGGTCATATAG